The DNA sequence ATAGAATAGAGTGGACATTAAAATTAGATTATGTGTTGTTATCGTGATTAAAACAGGCCTGCTTCTCTCATCGTCCATCATTTTGATGCTTATTCCTGCTTCATTTGTATAAAATCATGGATCCCTGTTTTCCTCTAAACTGTGAGAGACTGAATGCTGCATTGCTGCACACTCGTCCCAGCTGGGGAAGTGTTGGTATTGTTTCAGAGAATAGCCATTCATTAGAAAAGCAGCATTGAGAGGAACAGTAAGTGTTTCCTGGCTTAGCTgatgctgccctctgctggcgGAGCAGGAAACAGCTTCTGGTTCAGCTCAAAGATCATTTTCAGCcttaaaacactgtaaatgttgagAGTACATATCAAAAGAAAACTCAGTTTTAAACAAATCAATGAAGTTATTTACTGTCATAATTTTTGTGTCTCATCGTAACGATTCATGTCTGTCAATGTTATGAGAAGTGataaacacattatttataatattttgcaCCTGATAACCAATCAATTTATAAATAAttctgttaaatgtttaaaaacctctttattatttatcactagattttttttattttatctgggAATATTATTATTGCTTTTGTTATTAGATATTTCCgatcccttttttttatttctctttgttttgtctttttaactATTCAATCTAGTTTTTAGTCTagctttaatttaaatttttattattatttaagattttgaatctattttattgtattttactgtaatattttttatCGTTTTatctaaattaaatatttagatAGCTTGTATTTGTATCATTTTATTCagtctttaaaacatttttttattgtatttacagtaatcattttttgtacttttttgtgttttctctataTTATAAATTTAAGtctaacttttattttgattatatttttagcttttaaatgtattgtcatTATATTCTTTACTATAgtcttttttatctattttatctatttttttactctagctattattttttatttgtataattatttgaGCTATTGAatctatttaattaaaatgtattgccATTTTTATTCTTGCCTTCTATTTTTATCTAGTTCTTCAATCAAGTTTTCATTCCACAATTTTACTACTCTCACttttattatagttttaaatatatttcattacattttcagaatttttattgtctgttttattgtttatagcGTGCATGGTCTAAAGGTGttgaattattaattattttgttttatgtttattgtctAAAATTGTTTCTGTCTTTACATCAGCTTGTCAAGTCCATTAAACTGCACTAACCTGTATGAAAGGTGCATTAcagataataatatttaattgatttatcTGTTAACTCAGGCTCACATTAACTGGGGCAGAAGAAATAGATTTAGGTCACACAGAATAAAAACGACATAGCTTAAGTGTCATGTTTACTTCTGTCACTGtaaattttaatgcagaaatattctAAATTATGCATGAATACATGTCTGCTGGTGACTATAATTTAAGTTTAGAGCAGGAGTGTTACATTATTGATAAACTTACTAAATAAAATTGGGGACAAATTAGaagaaagtgcaaaaaaaaaggagtgaaacataataaatatgaatgtttCCATTCAGCCACTGATTGATGAGTGTGTTGAACATCTATTAATGTTTTTCCAGCATAAATctacaggaagttttttttttttttttttaataaatccagTTTGTACACCTGCTTTTAGTGTTCAAAGTTTCTCCCAGCAAGCATTCAAGTGGAAATCCAAAAGCTTTTAGGATTATTCTGCAGCTCCCCCTGCTGTTATAATGATGAATATACACttacaaacaaaatattgtttttagttCAAATTGACTTTTAATGTTCTGTTTAAACTTTTGTGATCAGCTGGAATGGAAAGTAACTTAGCACATTCACATAAGTACTTACTTGAGTTCACTTTTAAAGTATTTCTGCTTGACTTGAGTATTTTTAGAATCTTTTTTAAGCCTGTGAAATGTTCTATTTTATTCGACAGCTTTTGTTACGTgcagattcagattattaattacaattttaatcaacaattattattttgatgattattatagattaagatacccagtatataaagtagttaaatgGGTCATTCTCCATCATAAGTATTTTAACGTTGGTACTATACTTTAAGTAAAGTTTGTTGATAATACTTTTTTGCATTATTGTAGTAAACTTTTTAatatatgacttttttaaaatcaatattaacagtatttctacactgtgttAGTGCTATTTTAACTTCAACTCAACTAAAAAGTCTGAGAACTTCTTCTACTGATGCTCTACTCAATGATGTCCTATcatgataatattttttttaaaacttcagccctattgaatctttttttaaataaatgttatcaCAACTCGTCTCAAAATGAGCCATGAACTGACAAAACCCAGGGATTAAGAATCAGAATaatttttattgccaagtaggttttcacatacaaatAATTTTCTGTAGTGTATTGGTGCAAaagtactaaatataaatatatattaatattcctGAGTCAAAGTCCTTATTGATAGTTGCAGTAGACAAAGATAAcagatttatttcattttattattccaCTTAATAACAATGTAAATCATGGAAATTACAAATTTTATATGTACTAGATATAATCAGGCAAACTCAAATCAACATTTCATGACACTTTAATTTCTTAATTCCTTTAGATTTTCTAGGACAAACATATTTGTTCCCTTCTATTCTCTACAGTTCACTGAAATCTAACAGAGAAACCTGATAGTGAGCAGAAGGAAATTCACACCTGAGCTCCTTCACAGGACTCAGGAAGGTCACGCTGGTCTGCTTCATCCAGTTCAGGAAGCTCGTCAGGTTGGAATTGCAGTGAAAGCGGTTCATGTGGAGGTCGAGGGAGCTGAGGGAGCTGAAAGCGGCGGGGTCGGGGGAGGCGATGAAGTTGTTGGAGAGGTGGAGAACTTTGAGACTTTTAGGTATAACTTCAGGCTGCAGATAAGTCAAACTGTTGGACGAGAGGTCCATCTCCTCCACTGAGCTGAGACCCTTGAAGATGCGCTGAGGAAGAGACCGCAGAGCGTTGAAGCTCAAGTTGAGACTTCTCACGTGTCCCAGATTGTCGAAGATATTCAGGCACCTCCCCTCGGACCAGGCGGACTGCAGGGAGCTGCTGTGGAGGTCCAGAACTGTGAGATTGTTCGATTCGATTTCTGCAGGACGTCCATTGAGCATGCAAAACCCGATCGTGTTTCCTCCGTAGAGCAGATGCTTGAGGTTATCCACGTAGGACAAATAGGAGTAAACCTCCCAGAGATCTGGTAATCTGTTGTCCCGAATGTCCAGATGTGTAATATTATCTGCTAACCGTATGAGTCCATACAcagttgtcattttattgtcattcagcGAGAGATAATCTAAGCTGTGGAGCAAGTAAGGGAAATGTCCAATTTCCCGCAGAGAGTTTCCTGCTAGATGTAACTCTTTTATATTGGAGAGTCCCTGAAATGAGTAAGTACCCAGAATGCCAATGTGATTGTAAGACAAGTCTAACACCCTCAGGTTTGTCAGGGAGTGAAACGTGTCGGAATGGACTTCCCCCAGCAGGTTGTGAGACAggttgagcacttttaaatgcCCTTCGAGACCTTCAAAGGCGTTTTTGTGGATCTGGTTCACTCTGTTTTGGGAAATGTCAATGATTTCGACTTCTTTCAGTGCACTGAAAAACCCCTCTTGCAATGCAAATATCTTGCTTTGCGACAGGTCCAAAGTGTGGACCGAGCTGTCACTCAGGCCTTCAAACGTGCTGCGGTCTGGATCAGCGAGGTATGGGGACGAAAACCCTTTGCCCATGGGTCCTGACATTTTCAGATGGGAGATCTTGGTCCCCTTGATGGCTGCGAGAAACTGCTTCATTCCAGCCGCATTCAACCCATTGTTGGACATGTGGAGAGTCTGAAAGGACATTCCTCTGAAAGGATTCCCACATTTCTTCCAGTCGAAACGTCCTCTAGACATGTCTATAAGGTTAAGAGAGTCCAGGTTCAGAAAAGTGAAGTTCTTTCCTTGAAGTGCAGCAAGATCAGACTCACATATACTGTCGATTTGGTGCAGCTTCAGGTTCAGATATTTTAAATTAGTCATCTTTGCAAAGAACATTGCAGGCTGGAGGGTTTTCATCGTGTTACCAAAGAGGTCAAGAGTCTCTAAGGAGGTCAGCGGCTCCAGATAGTTCTCCGTCAGGATGGACTCTGAAAGCGAGCTGTAGTCCAGGT is a window from the Centropristis striata isolate RG_2023a ecotype Rhode Island chromosome 18, C.striata_1.0, whole genome shotgun sequence genome containing:
- the LOC131990871 gene encoding toll-like receptor 5, producing the protein MWTLGLQVVVICVFLQVPGCFPSCLITGTIASCDSRNLRRVPTLPPNITHLNLQVNRISEIDSASLSGLQQLQEIDLRWQQFVRLVIRNNAFSGLKHLRKLKLGSNSLQLEPQAFAGLSGLQHLYLDYSSLSESILTENYLEPLTSLETLDLFGNTMKTLQPAMFFAKMTNLKYLNLKLHQIDSICESDLAALQGKNFTFLNLDSLNLIDMSRGRFDWKKCGNPFRGMSFQTLHMSNNGLNAAGMKQFLAAIKGTKISHLKMSGPMGKGFSSPYLADPDRSTFEGLSDSSVHTLDLSQSKIFALQEGFFSALKEVEIIDISQNRVNQIHKNAFEGLEGHLKVLNLSHNLLGEVHSDTFHSLTNLRVLDLSYNHIGILGTYSFQGLSNIKELHLAGNSLREIGHFPYLLHSLDYLSLNDNKMTTVYGLIRLADNITHLDIRDNRLPDLWEVYSYLSYVDNLKHLLYGGNTIGFCMLNGRPAEIESNNLTVLDLHSSSLQSAWSEGRCLNIFDNLGHVRSLNLSFNALRSLPQRIFKGLSSVEEMDLSSNSLTYLQPEVIPKSLKVLHLSNNFIASPDPAAFSSLSSLDLHMNRFHCNSNLTSFLNWMKQTSVTFLSPVKELRCEFPSAHYQVSLLDFSEL